The Microbacterium foliorum genome has a window encoding:
- a CDS encoding FtsW/RodA/SpoVE family cell cycle protein has translation MTTDVTADTSVITALRRMRMPQTQRNREFWLLLFAVAISGASLTLVQLGALGLIDPMILAIGGGLAVLAFAVHFVLRAVASDADPFVLPIATLLTGLGIAMIYRIDIAKSLTGWNAYSTKQLAWSAISLAGAIACVILLRNYRVLFRYTYIFGLSGILLLLLPFVPGLRIPDANAAVWVSLGGMFAFQPGELAKICLAIFFAGYLVRTRESLTSVGTKFLGITWPRMRELGPVLVVWAISLGIIVIQRDLGTGTLIFGMFVAMLYVATGKTSWVLIGLALVAAGVAVATQILSYVQGRFVNWLFLFDPEKVDPDGAGFQPMQGLFGLAHGGLLGTGWGQGRPEVTPLAHSDYIITSLGEEIGLVGLFAILCLYMVFVSRGIRIGLAGQDDFGKLLATGLSFTIALQVFIMVGGVTRVIPLTGLTTPFLAAGGSSLVANWLIVAVLLRISDGVRSQPRAVIG, from the coding sequence ATGACCACCGACGTCACGGCGGACACGAGCGTCATCACGGCGCTCCGACGCATGCGGATGCCGCAGACGCAGCGCAACCGCGAGTTCTGGCTGCTGCTCTTCGCGGTCGCGATCAGCGGCGCATCGCTCACCCTCGTGCAGCTCGGCGCGCTCGGCCTGATCGACCCGATGATCCTCGCGATCGGCGGCGGCCTTGCCGTGCTCGCCTTCGCGGTGCATTTCGTGCTGCGCGCCGTCGCCTCCGACGCCGACCCGTTCGTGCTGCCGATCGCGACCCTGCTCACCGGCCTCGGCATCGCGATGATCTACCGCATCGACATCGCCAAGTCGCTCACCGGCTGGAACGCGTACTCGACGAAGCAGCTCGCCTGGTCGGCGATCTCGCTCGCCGGCGCGATCGCCTGCGTCATCCTGCTGCGCAACTACCGCGTGCTGTTCCGCTACACCTACATCTTCGGCCTCTCGGGCATCCTGCTGCTGCTGCTGCCGTTCGTGCCCGGCCTGCGCATCCCCGACGCCAACGCCGCCGTGTGGGTGTCGCTCGGCGGCATGTTCGCCTTCCAGCCCGGCGAGCTCGCGAAGATCTGCCTCGCCATCTTCTTCGCCGGCTACCTGGTGCGCACTCGCGAGAGCCTCACCTCGGTGGGAACCAAGTTCCTCGGCATCACCTGGCCGCGCATGCGGGAGCTCGGTCCCGTGCTGGTGGTGTGGGCGATCTCGCTCGGCATCATCGTGATCCAGCGCGACCTCGGCACGGGAACCCTCATCTTCGGGATGTTCGTGGCGATGCTCTACGTCGCCACGGGCAAGACCAGCTGGGTGCTCATCGGCCTCGCCCTGGTCGCTGCGGGCGTCGCCGTGGCGACGCAGATCCTCAGCTACGTCCAGGGGCGCTTCGTCAACTGGCTGTTCCTGTTCGATCCCGAGAAGGTCGACCCCGACGGCGCCGGGTTCCAGCCCATGCAGGGGCTCTTCGGCCTCGCGCACGGCGGGCTGCTCGGCACGGGCTGGGGTCAGGGGCGCCCCGAGGTCACTCCTCTGGCGCACAGCGACTACATCATCACGAGCCTCGGCGAGGAGATCGGCCTCGTCGGGCTGTTCGCGATCCTCTGCCTCTACATGGTGTTCGTCAGCCGCGGCATCCGCATCGGCCTCGCCGGTCAGGACGACTTCGGCAAGCTCCTCGCGACGGGCCTCTCGTTCACGATCGCGCTGCAGGTGTTCATCATGGTCGGCGGCGTGACCCGCGTCATCCCGCTCACCGGTCTCACCACGCCGTTCCTCGCCGCCGGTGGATCCTCCCTCGTCGCCAACTGGCTGATCGTGGCCGTTCTGCTGCGCATCTCCGACGGTGTCCGCAGCCAACCCCGGGCGGTGATCGGCTGA
- a CDS encoding PP2C family protein-serine/threonine phosphatase yields the protein MVFEGSSAAISHTGKVRSNNQDSGYSGANLFVVADGMGGHAGGDVASSIAIHRLEPLDQPYASVEDAQASLQAAATTAAGDLIRAAKDRPELAGLGTTLSAIIMVDDYAVIGHIGDSRIYLYRDDAVTQITADHTFVQRLVDSGRITPEEARYHPRRSVLMRVLSDMDADPELDMFVMHTQPGDRWLLCSDGLSGVVDEDHILKAMRMGMAPGRTSDNLLKQALDGGAPDNVTIVLVEVGGQHAMHSGTPTIVGSASNPSNVTVPPVRAPRGNWLHPVRQAANEPSHFEPAPEYLEELIEEDRRRAKRRRWGWIAGMLVVLAMLAFAAFAAYSWTQTRYFVGADDDSVVIYQGVQQNIGPITLSTPLRDTDILLANLPPYQRDSVERTITARSFSDAEAIVSRLQAGADRVTGETPLPTPLPTPTEDAG from the coding sequence ATGGTCTTCGAAGGCTCGAGCGCCGCGATCTCCCATACCGGGAAGGTCCGCTCCAACAACCAGGATTCCGGGTACTCCGGGGCGAACCTCTTCGTCGTGGCCGACGGCATGGGCGGCCACGCGGGCGGCGACGTCGCCTCGAGCATCGCGATCCATCGGCTGGAGCCTCTCGATCAGCCCTACGCGTCGGTCGAAGACGCGCAGGCCTCGCTGCAGGCCGCCGCCACGACGGCTGCCGGCGACCTGATCCGCGCCGCGAAGGATCGCCCCGAGCTCGCAGGTCTCGGCACCACGCTCAGCGCCATCATCATGGTCGACGACTACGCGGTCATCGGCCACATCGGCGACTCGCGCATCTACCTGTACCGCGACGACGCGGTGACCCAGATCACCGCGGACCACACCTTCGTGCAGCGGCTGGTGGACTCGGGACGCATCACCCCCGAGGAAGCCCGCTACCACCCTCGGCGCTCGGTGCTCATGCGCGTGCTGAGCGACATGGACGCGGATCCCGAGCTCGACATGTTCGTCATGCACACGCAACCGGGCGACCGCTGGCTGCTCTGCTCCGACGGTCTCTCGGGCGTCGTCGACGAGGACCATATCCTCAAGGCGATGCGCATGGGCATGGCTCCCGGGCGCACCTCCGACAACCTGCTCAAGCAGGCGCTCGACGGCGGAGCTCCCGACAACGTCACGATCGTGCTCGTCGAGGTCGGCGGGCAGCATGCCATGCACTCGGGCACGCCCACGATCGTCGGCTCCGCGTCGAACCCCTCGAACGTCACGGTCCCGCCGGTGCGCGCCCCCCGCGGCAACTGGCTGCACCCTGTGCGCCAGGCCGCCAACGAACCCAGCCACTTCGAGCCGGCACCCGAGTACCTCGAGGAGCTCATAGAAGAGGACCGCCGTCGCGCCAAGCGCCGCCGCTGGGGCTGGATCGCCGGGATGCTCGTCGTGCTCGCGATGCTCGCGTTCGCCGCCTTCGCCGCCTACAGCTGGACGCAGACGCGCTACTTCGTCGGCGCCGATGACGACAGCGTCGTGATCTATCAGGGCGTGCAGCAGAACATCGGGCCGATCACGCTCTCGACTCCGCTGCGCGACACCGACATCCTGCTCGCGAACCTGCCGCCCTATCAGCGCGACTCCGTGGAGCGCACGATCACCGCCCGGTCGTTCTCCGACGCCGAGGCGATCGTCTCACGTCTGCAGGCCGGCGCCGATCGCGTCACCGGCGAGACGCCGCTGCCCACTCCCCTGCCCACGCCGACGGAGGATGCGGGATGA
- a CDS encoding FHA domain-containing protein FhaB/FipA, giving the protein MSTPSELVLLLLRIGFLLLLWFFVFGVIYSLRADLFGMKVRKLPAEATAGAPAPAPAAAPVASRPASAKASTGPATIATAKRLVITSGPKAGLELPLGTDTLTIGRSSESALVIRDDYTSSHHARLMLRGDSWAIQDLDSTNGTFVAGQRVTGGPVGLALGTPIKVGATTFELRA; this is encoded by the coding sequence GTGAGCACACCCAGTGAACTCGTCCTCCTGCTGCTGCGCATCGGCTTCCTGCTGCTGCTGTGGTTCTTCGTCTTCGGCGTCATCTACTCGCTGCGTGCCGACCTGTTCGGCATGAAGGTGCGCAAGCTCCCGGCCGAGGCCACCGCGGGCGCCCCCGCTCCGGCACCGGCCGCAGCACCCGTCGCATCACGTCCCGCGTCGGCCAAGGCCAGCACCGGTCCTGCGACCATCGCGACCGCCAAGCGGCTCGTGATCACCTCAGGACCCAAGGCCGGTCTGGAGCTGCCGCTGGGCACCGACACCCTGACCATCGGACGCTCGAGCGAATCGGCGCTGGTGATCCGCGACGACTACACCTCCAGCCATCACGCGCGCCTGATGCTGCGCGGCGACAGCTGGGCGATCCAGGACCTCGACTCGACGAACGGCACCTTCGTCGCCGGTCAGCGCGTCACCGGCGGTCCGGTCGGTCTCGCTCTCGGCACCCCGATCAAGGTGGGCGCCACGACCTTCGAGCTGCGAGCCTGA
- a CDS encoding FhaA domain-containing protein, with the protein MGLLDSFEKGLERAVNSAFAKTFRSGIQPVEIASALRREADTKAAVVSRDRIIAPNSFVVRLSTDDAERMRTLGAALTDELHALLSKHAKSQGYSFSGPLSIDLEADDKVATGTVNVSSGTVEGRVNWQAVIDVDGRRHPLTRARTVIGRGSDADITIGDAGSSRKHIEVLWDGERAMMRDLGSTNGTKVNGQKVREAALPTDTTMTIGRTDLVFRIVPVATPSRPPRPRDDDATRAFGALS; encoded by the coding sequence GTGGGACTACTTGACAGCTTTGAGAAGGGTCTCGAGCGCGCTGTGAACAGCGCGTTCGCGAAGACCTTCCGCAGCGGCATCCAGCCTGTGGAGATCGCTTCGGCCCTGCGGCGTGAGGCCGACACCAAGGCGGCCGTGGTCAGCCGCGACCGCATCATCGCGCCCAACAGCTTCGTCGTGCGCCTGAGCACCGACGACGCCGAGCGCATGCGGACGCTGGGCGCGGCCCTGACCGACGAGCTGCACGCTCTTCTCTCGAAGCACGCGAAGTCTCAGGGCTACAGCTTCTCGGGGCCGCTCTCGATCGACCTCGAGGCAGACGACAAGGTCGCCACCGGCACCGTCAACGTCAGCTCGGGAACCGTCGAGGGCCGCGTCAACTGGCAGGCGGTGATCGACGTCGACGGTCGGCGCCACCCCCTCACGCGCGCTCGCACGGTCATCGGACGCGGCTCCGATGCCGACATCACCATCGGGGATGCCGGATCCAGCCGCAAGCACATCGAAGTCCTCTGGGACGGCGAGCGCGCCATGATGCGCGACCTCGGCTCGACCAACGGCACCAAGGTGAACGGTCAGAAGGTGCGCGAGGCCGCGCTCCCCACCGACACCACCATGACCATCGGACGCACCGACCTGGTGTTCCGCATCGTTCCCGTCGCCACCCCGTCACGCCCGCCTCGGCCGCGTGACGACGATGCGACCCGTGCGTTCGGAGCCCTCTCGTGA
- a CDS encoding helix-turn-helix domain-containing protein, whose translation MTLRRLRNESGLSQESLAYQAGITKNQLQLIEAGRSTGRKDGAGRSNPRMATLAGLADVLGISVAALMTESGL comes from the coding sequence GTGACCCTCCGGCGTCTGCGCAACGAAAGCGGTCTTTCGCAGGAGTCTCTGGCGTACCAAGCTGGCATCACCAAGAACCAGCTGCAGCTCATTGAAGCGGGTCGATCCACGGGCCGTAAGGACGGAGCGGGTCGCTCTAACCCAAGGATGGCGACGCTTGCCGGCCTGGCGGATGTTCTCGGTATCTCCGTCGCCGCACTGATGACTGAGTCCGGCCTCTGA
- a CDS encoding ImmA/IrrE family metallo-endopeptidase gives MAALAGSLPTGPVQCLLPTLEAHGIVCIYRNLSALRIPALLTTAEHGQTLLFLDSSAPQIKLAGAIVHELGHWALGDQRPTGVESDADAFAAAFLMPGREVINDKTLGPGLDLAQAATIWGVPTRALARRLRELRQITERQLRDLIRDTKELGANEGRKALLGAPSTLVETVRSAGGSHAAASKAFLSVEQLRNDYLARSGR, from the coding sequence TTGGCAGCCTTGGCAGGGTCGTTGCCTACTGGCCCGGTACAGTGCCTGCTCCCCACACTCGAGGCACATGGCATTGTGTGCATCTACCGCAACCTAAGTGCTCTCCGCATACCGGCACTCCTGACCACAGCGGAGCATGGCCAGACGCTCCTGTTTTTGGACAGCAGCGCGCCCCAGATCAAGCTTGCAGGTGCCATCGTTCACGAGCTCGGACACTGGGCCTTGGGCGATCAGCGCCCGACAGGTGTCGAAAGTGATGCGGATGCCTTCGCTGCTGCCTTCCTCATGCCCGGGCGAGAGGTGATCAACGACAAGACGCTCGGCCCCGGCCTAGACCTCGCGCAGGCCGCCACGATCTGGGGCGTCCCGACCCGCGCGCTTGCCCGGAGGCTTCGGGAACTCCGACAGATCACGGAGCGTCAGCTCCGTGATCTCATCCGGGACACCAAAGAGTTGGGTGCGAACGAGGGACGCAAGGCGTTGCTCGGCGCACCGTCCACACTAGTTGAGACAGTGCGCAGCGCTGGCGGGTCGCATGCGGCTGCCTCCAAGGCTTTCCTCTCCGTGGAGCAGTTGCGCAACGACTACCTCGCCCGCTCGGGTCGCTAG
- a CDS encoding HAD-IA family hydrolase, translating into MSDWCFSAELGLTKPDAELYLSVAESIGAAPAEILYFDDVQRSVDAALHAGGTAHLWTSQPQGERCLRENGFVAEPSG; encoded by the coding sequence GTGTCGGACTGGTGCTTCTCGGCTGAACTCGGGCTAACCAAGCCCGACGCCGAACTCTACCTCAGCGTTGCGGAGTCCATTGGAGCTGCGCCAGCTGAAATCCTCTACTTCGATGACGTGCAACGGAGCGTCGATGCAGCGTTGCACGCGGGAGGGACAGCCCACCTCTGGACCTCTCAACCTCAGGGTGAAAGATGCTTGCGTGAGAATGGGTTTGTTGCGGAACCGAGCGGATGA
- a CDS encoding MBL fold metallo-hydrolase, with translation MYMRVLNVGDGACSVFTKPWDQKHLIVDCGATPSGRGEESAQILSSALGTSSSAIEAVLITHFDADHWAGIKAFPSVWEEAPKEVTLYYPHLLPRRVGAVQAAHLLFQAARAGASITPVSEIIDEWRAKGVVVHPVTVSRGRKFTAAGAEWDVHWPPADVGSFRDVTRRGMESLEDEIDDLVRRHPSFREALYAVYEDWEAGVDRQQDVEVEFELQGDRALKPAADVIDGLGLDDESVLRLSHRLSKYTNLLSVVHSTSTVVNFGDCGGAGLNALLRLQRDATVTPRLAESYRVVLAPHHGTHRPGATTQSLFPGASHVLVSQNGAGHLATALRTPKTMAFKRLVGGALGSGSGIDIHEHGHLYLSV, from the coding sequence ATGTATATGCGGGTGTTGAATGTCGGCGACGGAGCGTGCTCGGTTTTTACCAAGCCCTGGGATCAGAAGCATCTCATTGTCGACTGCGGCGCCACCCCTAGCGGTCGTGGTGAGGAATCGGCGCAGATCCTCAGCAGCGCTCTGGGAACGTCGTCGAGTGCCATCGAGGCGGTGCTGATCACACACTTCGATGCAGACCACTGGGCGGGCATCAAGGCTTTCCCATCGGTGTGGGAAGAAGCTCCCAAGGAAGTGACGTTGTACTACCCCCACCTACTGCCACGTCGTGTCGGGGCGGTTCAGGCCGCACATCTCCTGTTTCAGGCCGCGCGCGCAGGCGCATCGATCACGCCAGTCTCGGAGATCATCGACGAGTGGCGCGCTAAGGGCGTTGTAGTTCACCCGGTTACCGTGAGCAGAGGTCGGAAGTTCACTGCCGCGGGCGCGGAGTGGGATGTTCACTGGCCGCCCGCGGACGTGGGTAGTTTCAGGGATGTCACGCGTCGGGGTATGGAAAGCCTGGAAGATGAGATCGACGACCTTGTCCGACGGCACCCAAGTTTTCGGGAAGCCCTGTACGCGGTTTACGAGGACTGGGAAGCTGGTGTCGACAGACAGCAGGACGTGGAGGTGGAGTTCGAACTCCAAGGCGACCGCGCTTTGAAGCCCGCCGCAGACGTTATCGACGGGTTGGGGCTGGATGATGAAAGCGTGCTACGCCTCAGCCACAGGTTGTCGAAATACACCAACCTCCTCAGCGTTGTTCATTCCACGTCAACGGTGGTGAACTTTGGCGACTGCGGCGGAGCGGGGCTCAATGCGCTGCTACGGCTGCAACGAGATGCGACAGTGACGCCTCGGCTGGCAGAGTCCTACAGAGTGGTTCTCGCACCGCATCATGGAACGCACCGTCCAGGTGCAACGACGCAATCACTGTTCCCGGGCGCGTCCCATGTGTTGGTTAGCCAGAACGGTGCGGGGCACTTGGCGACAGCTCTGCGCACGCCCAAGACGATGGCATTCAAGAGGCTTGTGGGTGGGGCGTTGGGGAGTGGCTCCGGTATCGACATTCACGAGCACGGGCATCTGTATCTTTCTGTCTAG
- a CDS encoding ATP-binding protein, giving the protein MWTPRTEHDIQLAIDEGNLAENYSLDVKQWSDVTANEKGRRETARDLASFSIGGGALLFGVAEDTKERTFTRVPFALAGEAERIEQIAATRIDPPLPIRVTDIPSDADPSTGYLLVEIPPSPHAPHMSDGRYYARGDRTKRQLTDAEVVRLHQDRRKERELVEEALTAWVSRNMSLDGGQKHAHLHLAAVPLSNYREDALEHIARAHDQQQAVTLFVEVEAGLARSLLPFQPTLQDGHRWVAREAGAAWTTLDEEGKLAESWFDERSLLDAEIHDDGSFRVLMGGLSDYVASEGTQRAVFFEVGLISWVWRAVLLAQAVSEEMDYRGPWGVGLYVDGLKGQVSWAVEERKGRFLRQRYVYPLDTYEAVTTTHLVELEGHGDDVVNRLVRKLIQGFRSYDEVTDLIRGGRRT; this is encoded by the coding sequence ATGTGGACCCCGCGCACCGAACACGACATTCAGCTGGCCATCGACGAAGGCAACCTCGCCGAGAACTACAGCTTGGATGTCAAGCAGTGGTCCGATGTCACCGCGAACGAGAAAGGGCGTAGGGAGACCGCTCGCGACCTCGCGAGCTTCTCTATCGGCGGCGGGGCACTTCTCTTCGGCGTTGCGGAGGACACGAAGGAGCGAACTTTCACTCGGGTGCCATTCGCACTAGCGGGGGAGGCGGAGCGGATCGAGCAGATCGCCGCGACACGGATCGACCCCCCGCTTCCCATCCGCGTCACCGACATCCCGTCGGATGCGGACCCGAGCACCGGATACCTGCTCGTGGAGATTCCTCCCTCCCCGCATGCACCTCACATGTCGGATGGGCGGTACTACGCACGGGGCGACCGGACGAAACGGCAGCTGACTGACGCTGAGGTTGTGCGCTTGCACCAGGACCGCCGCAAGGAACGGGAGCTCGTCGAGGAGGCGCTCACTGCCTGGGTGTCCCGGAACATGTCGCTCGACGGTGGGCAGAAGCACGCGCACCTGCATCTCGCGGCCGTCCCCTTGTCGAACTATCGGGAGGATGCGCTCGAACATATTGCGCGCGCTCACGACCAGCAGCAGGCGGTCACGTTGTTCGTCGAGGTAGAGGCTGGGCTTGCCCGGTCACTTCTTCCGTTCCAACCAACGCTGCAGGACGGCCACCGGTGGGTGGCTCGTGAAGCTGGTGCTGCGTGGACGACGCTCGATGAGGAGGGCAAGCTCGCTGAGTCGTGGTTCGACGAAAGATCCCTCCTAGACGCAGAGATCCATGATGATGGGTCGTTCCGCGTCCTCATGGGTGGGCTGTCGGACTACGTTGCAAGCGAGGGGACTCAGCGCGCTGTGTTCTTCGAGGTTGGGCTGATCTCCTGGGTGTGGCGTGCGGTGCTACTAGCCCAGGCGGTGTCTGAGGAGATGGACTACCGGGGGCCGTGGGGGGTTGGGCTCTACGTAGACGGCCTGAAAGGCCAGGTCAGTTGGGCTGTCGAGGAGCGCAAGGGAAGGTTCCTGCGTCAGCGGTACGTGTACCCGCTTGACACCTACGAGGCCGTGACGACGACGCATCTGGTGGAGTTGGAAGGGCACGGCGACGATGTCGTCAACCGACTCGTGCGCAAGCTCATCCAGGGTTTCCGCAGCTACGACGAGGTCACCGACCTCATCCGAGGGGGGCGCCGAACCTGA